Genomic DNA from Nitratidesulfovibrio vulgaris str. Hildenborough:
CGCGGTCGCCCTCGGCAAGAGTCATCCCGGAACGCATGGCGGTCAACGCTGCGGGTGGGATGTCTTCACGAACCAGCACCCTGTAATATTTGGGAAGATGCCATTTGGGATGGGTCAGGCGATGCGTGAGGTCTCCGTCGTCCGTGAGCAGAAGCAACCCTTCCGAGAAGAAGTCGAGCCGCCCCACAGGATAGAGTCGTACGGTCTTCAGGTCGTCGGGGAGGATGTCGAGGATGGTTGTCCGCCCCTGCGGGTCGCGCACGGTGGAGACGACCTGAACGGGCTTGTTGAGCATCACATAGGTATGGCGATGCCGGTTCAGCGCTTCGCCGCAAGCCAGCAGACGTCCTTCGACCTCGATACGGTCTGTGGCGGGGAAAACACGGCGGCCCATCTCCGTGACCACCTCGCCGTTCACGCGCACTTTCCCGCCCGCGATGAGGGTGTCAGCCTGCCTGCGCGAGCAGACACCAGCCCCGGAGAGGGCCTTGTTAAGCCTCGTCCCGCCATCCTCCACTTCGTCGGGGGAAGTGCCCGCTTGCGGGGCAGGGACGTGGGGCACGGCAGCCCGCTTGCGGGGAGACGTGTGCTGTCGGGTGCTCCGGGAATCACCTTGACGGGGGGAATCATGCTTCACGGACGGATGACCTTGGTTGCGAGTTGCAGGCTCGTTACGACGTCAAGCATGTTCGTCGTCTGGCCCACTGCCTTTTCGGACAGAAGCCCGAAATGGTCAAGGCACGTTCCGCATACGAGAATGTCGACCCCCATCGCTTCAAGCTTGTTCAGATGCGTAACGGCAGGGTGCTCGCGTGTGGCGAGCCTGACGCCGCCATTGACGCAGACGATGCGCCAGAGTTCGTCACCGAGTTCGGGCAGTGTCGCGAGGAAATTGGCCATGAGCTTGCCCCCGAGTACGTCATCTCCGGAACCGAGCGTTTCGGAGGTGATGAAGACGGTCACCTTCTGGGGCATCTCTGCCGTACCAGCGATGGCGGCAATGCCACGGGCATCCATGACTTCGCAATCGCAGGAAGGCGCCACTGCGGAGTCCTTGCGTACAGCTATGATATTCCAGAGGCCTTCCGGATCGGCATGGACGCTGGTATCGTACCCCCGGCTTGTCAGAAAGCGGGCTACGTTTTCGCTGGCGGGCGCGTTGTCGACCGTGACGGTGCAACGGGCGGGGGCTTCAGTGTCGAGAAGGGCCTTGCACCGCAGGACAGGCTGGGGGCAGGGAAGTTTCTGGCAGTTCAGAGTGATTTCTGGCATAGGTACCTCCACGTGCCTGATGACCACCACACAGGCTAAACGTCAAATCGAAAAGCTTCGCCTTTTTTGCCGCCAACCATAGATTGAATCTATACAACCTCAGGTATCTTCATGGGTGAACCTTCGACAACGCAAAGGGCAAGCCTGCCCCTGTTGCGCCGCATCGGCCGTTATTTTCTCCCTCACAAGGTTTCGATCGCCCTTTCCATGGGCTGCATGGCTATCGTTTCTGCCACCACTGCGGGAACCGCCTACCTGATCAAGCCCGCTCTTGACGACATCTTCATCAACAAGGATGAGCAGGCGCTCTTGCTTGTGCCGGCCTTTTTCATCGTGCTCACCGCGCTCAAGGGCTTCGGCAGATATTTCCAGAACTACTTCATGAACTACGCTGGCTTGCGTGTCATTGAAAGCCTGCGGGATCAGCTCTTCACCAAGATCATCCACTTGCCGATGCGATTCTACGAGGATTCGCAGATCGGCTTGCTCATGTCGCGCATCATCAACGACGTATCCATGATCCGCGACAGCCTGCCGTCGACCGTCATGATCGTCCGGCAGATACTGACCATGGTGGGGCTCATCGGCGTGGTCTTCTACCAGAACGCCGAACTGGCCACATGGGCGGTTCTCGTGTTGCCGCTGGCTCTCTATCCGTTCATCTACTTCGGGCGCAAGCTGCGCAAGCTGGGACGACGCAATCAGGAGAAGCTGGCCGACATTTCCGTCATCCTTCAGGAGGTGTTCAGCGGCATCCGGGTTGTGAAGGCTTTCGCCACCGAAAAGGAAGAAGCCCATCGCTTCGATGCCGAGAACCAGAGACTCGTGAAGCTCACCCTCAAGCAGATTTGCGTCTCTGAGCTTTCATCTCCTGTCATGGAACTCATAGGCGCTCTCGGCATCGGTCTCGTCATCCTTTACGGAGGACATGAAGTCATATCCGGCAAGACCACGCCCGGTACGTTCTTCTCGTTCATGGCTGCACTGGTCATGCTCTACGACCCCATCAAATCGCTGAGCATGGCCAACCGCGAGGTGCAACGTGCCCTTGTCGGGGCTGAACGTGTCTTTGAAATCCTCGATGCAGAGGACCTTTGCATCGAAACCTCGGGTGACCTGAAGTTCAACCGCGACTTCAAGGAAGTGTGCATCAAGGATGTGAGCTTCGCCTATGCCGACGGGTCGCCAGCCCTGAGGGACATCAACCTGTGCGTTCGTGCAGGAGAACGGGTGGCCATCGTCGGGCCAAGCGGCGCCGGCAAGACCACACTGGTGAACCTCATCCCCCGTTTCTATGAACCCTCATCGGGATGCATCGAGATTGACGGGGTACCGTTGCAGGACTTCGACCTTGCCGACCTCAGGCGTTCCATATCCGTGGTGTCGCAAGACGCTTTTCTCTTCAACCTGAGCGTCTCGGACAACATCACCTACGGCACGCCGAATGTCGGCGCCGGACGGATAGAGGCCGCAGCACATGCGGCGTTCGCTCACGAGTTCGTACAACAACTCGCCCAAGGGTACGATACCGTCCTCGGTGAACGGGGCGTCAAACTCTCCGGGGGTCAGAAGCAACGGCTCACCATCGCCCGGGCACTTCTCAAGGACGCACCGCTCCTTATCCTTGATGAAGCGACCAGTGCACTCGACTCGCAAGCCGAGCGTATCGTGCAGAAGGCTCTCGACAATCTGATGGAGAACAGGACGAGCATCGTCATCGCGCACCGTCTTTCCACGGTGCTCAATGCCGACCGCATCGTAGTCATGGAAGACGGTCGCGTCGTCGACCAGGGCCCTCATGCCGAGCTTCTCGGCCGGTGCGAGCTTTATACCCGACTGTATTCCATTCAGTTCGGGCAGGAGAAGGCCGACGCAGACCGGATAGACGGAACCTCCGAAGAGAAGCTTGAAGCATGAAGCTGCCCCCATCGCTTATCTGCCCGCCGTTACTGGCTCTTTACAGAGTATGGTGTCGCACCCTCAACTTCGAAGAAGAGGGGAGAGCGGCAGTAGACGTCTTGTGGCAGGAACGAAAGCCGATGGTGTTCGCGCTCTGGCACGACGAACTGTTTCCACTCATGCATGTACGGCGTGAACTTGAAATAGTGACCGTGGTCAGTCAGAGTCGCGACGGCGAGTACCTTGCACGGGTACTGCAGGGGCTCGGTCTGCATACGGCCCGCGGGTCGAGTTCGCGTGGTGGTGTAAAGGCACTGTTACAGGCCGCGCGCATGATGCAGAAGCAGAACCTGTGCGGCTGCGTCACCGTTGACGGGCCGAGAGGCCCCCGGCACCGTGTGAAGGAAGGAGCCATCTTTCTGGCGCATCGTGCAAAAGCGCCGATTGTCCCTATACGTCTCTTCATGAGCAGGACGAAGGTCTTTGCAAAGGCGTGGGATAAGTTCCAGCTTCCTCTTCCGGGAAGCGATGTACGCGTCGTCTTCGGAGCGCCATACCACACTGCAGAGAACGCGCTCGAAAGCCCCCGGCTAGAAGACGAGCGGCAAAGACTTGAAGCCAAGCTTGAGGCTCTCGCATGAACCGGAGCGCATCCTCTTTCGTCCTTTCAGCCCTTTCAGGATTCGCGTCACTCGCCGGCAAGGCAAGCTTCGAAGGGCTTGCCACTTTCGGAGACCGGATGGGCGACCTCATGTGGTACGCCATGCCCGGGCGAAGGCAGTATACGACACAAACCATCATCGAACGGCTCGGGGTGCCCGCCGACAGGGCTGAACAACTCGCCCGCGCCAGCTTCAGACACAATGCCCGCTCTTTTCTCGAAATCCTGCACGTCCATCGCTTCGGGTTCGAGGACAGAGGAGGGCGACTGCATATCGCACAGCCAGATCTCTTCGATGCCCTGTTGCGCAGCAACCGGCCCATCGTCGGCGTGACCGCCCATCTCGGTGCATGGGAGCTCTTCTCGGGGCTCCTCGGGCAATTTGATGCATCCCGTCCGCGGATTGTGGTCGTCCGGCGGCAGGGCAATCCCACACTCAACGCCCTCATCATGCGCCTTCGCAGCGCCCGGGGGGCTGAGGTCATCGAACATCGCGATGCCGCACGCAAGGTGTTGCGGGGATTGAAGCACAACGGCATGGCGGGCTTTCTCGTCGACCACAATTGCAACAGGCGCGAAGCCGTCTTCCTGCCTTTTCTCGGCAAGCAGGCTGCGGTCAATGTTGGCCCGGCATTGCTCGCCTTGCGGGCTGAAGCCGAAGTCTGGCCCATCTTCCTTGTCCGGGAAGATGACCGCTATGTGCTGCGTTTCAGTTCGCCTCTGGATACCAGACTCGTATCCGGAGAAAGAGCACAACGAATCGAGACAGTGGCGGCATTCTACACTCAGGCTGTCGAAGAGCATGTCCGAGCCTTTCCCGAACAGTGGTTCTGGATGCATAAACGGTGGAAGACAAGGCCCGTAGCCTCTGAAGCCCCGAAAGGGGCTAAAGCCCCAGAAGAGAAAGACCTCTCGGTCTAGCCCTTGATTGGCATCGGGCGCACACGAGGCAAAGAGCCCTTTGGCTGCCTTGCTAGTGCCCGGTGCCTGTCCTTCAGTATTTCCAAGTACTAGCCGCCCCTGTAGCAAATACGACATGAAACCCATGATTGCAGTAGGTTAGCGATGTCGGCGTTCCGCAAAAGTTAACATAATTTACATTATGGGACATGCAGGGGCCTGTCTCGGGCTCGCCTGCACCGGAAACTTGTCGGCAATCCGATGCGATCCAATCGCTTGTTCGGATTCAAAAAATACGAGGCGAACTCCCCGCAGCGGATTGTCACGCTTTCGCATACAGAATCTCCACGCGCTTTGCCTTGGCAGCCAGAACATGTGTCTCCGTGAGTCTGCACCGCGGACACTTCTGGACATGCGAGTGCACGTCAATCCGCCCATGCCGCACTCTGCCGCCGACCATACCAAGCCCCCCGCACGACTTTCGGGGGCACAAGAGACCAAGCCTGCGGCGGAGGCCTCTTCTGGAGACACCGTTGCCTCGCGATAAGGGACTTGCGTTCTTTTCCGCTCTGTGTTTATAAAAGTGAACAAAGAGGTCGTATGGGAACCAATTTCGACAGATTCTATGCCCGCGTCATGCAGGCGACTGACATAGCAACACAACAGGCGCTGGCAGCGGCACTTGGTGTGAATCGTTCCGCCGTGACCCAAGCCAAGAATCGAGACGCGATACCACAGAAATGGATACTCCAGCTGGCACGAGCCTATCACCTCGCCCCCGACTGGCTTGAATTCGGCAAGGGCAGGCAGCACCAGCCCCCCACCAGTTTGCACGACCCCGAAACGGTCCTCGTTCCCAGAGTCAAGGCTGTTCTCAGTGCAGGGGGCGGCTCACTCGATGTTTCCGGGGGTGTCGTTGAAAACCTGCCATTCCGGTACGATTGGCTGGCAAGGCGCGGACACCCGGCGCACATGGTCCTCATGAACGTCACAGGCGACAGCATGGAACCAGGCATCAGGCACGGTGACACCCTGCTCATCGACCAGTCGCATGTCACAGCCCAGACAGGTGGTGTCTACGCTTTCGGGTATGAAGACTCCATTCTCGTCAAACGCTTTGGCAGAGACGCAGACGCCATCCTTCTACTGAGTGACAACACGGCGTATGCGCCCATACGCATCCGGGGCGATGAGGCAGACCTGCTCCATGTCATCGGCAAGATCGTATGGCTTTGCCGCGCGGTGCAGTGAGGCCTTTTTTCAGGCCCACCATGTTAACTTTTAGCAACACGAGATACAGGAGAACATCATGCAACAGCGCTTCTGCCCTTGTGGCCAACCGGTATGGGTTCTGTACATCACCCGCGAACGCGGCTGGCGCTCATTCTTCTACGCCAGAGGCCTTCAGACGGGACGCCGTGTCGAAACCTGCCCCCATTGCGGCGCCCCCCTCGACATCCACCGTCTGCGCTAGGTGCGCAATGGATGTTGCAACCGCCACGGCGTATGACCGCTTGAGTCTGCGCCGTGGTCTTTCTCTCGCCAATCCTCTTGAGTCCCCCCTGCCCCGCCAGGCGTCCCAGTGCAAGGCACCAGTGCTGCTGCCCATGCGCGGGGCGACGACATCGGATTTCGAGCCTTTTTACTTCTCTGCGACGAGTCCACAAAAAGAAAAAGGATTGCAGCGGCCAGCTACAATCCTTTCATCTTTCATTGGTGCCGAAGGAGGGACTCGAACCCTCACGGGATTTCTCCCACTACCCCCTCAAGATAGCGTGTCTACCAATTCCACCACCTCGGCACTGTTACAACACTAATTGGCCTTGGGAGCCTCCGTTGCCGGGGCTTCAGGCTGCGCAGCAGGTGCCGCAGGCGCGGCGGACTTCTGCGGGGCGACTTCTTCGAACTTCACGTCGATGATGCTGGACTCGTCGGACTTGTGCGAGCTGGTCATGTAGTTGTAGCTCAACGACGTGATGATGAAGAGAACTGCGAGAAAGGCGGTAAGCTTTGCCAGCAGGCCACCAGCACCGGTGCTGCCGAACACGGAAGCGTTGCCGCCGCCGAAGATGACGCCCATACCCTCTTTGCCGGACTGGAGAAGAACCAGAACGACAAGAATCAGACAGGCAATCACATGAAGGGTCAGAACAAGATTCTGCACCGTACTTTCCTCCTCGGACGGAACGCGCGGCTACGCGTCATGCCAGAATGATGCGGCTGAAGCTGACAGCCTGCAAAGAAGCGCCTCCTACCAGCAGACCGTCGACATTGTCAAGAGAAAGTAGTTCTGCGGCGTTGTCAGGCTTCACGCTGCCCCCGTACAGGATGCGTATGGCGGCACCGTCGCGACCGTAACGGGCTTCGAGTAGCGAACGGACAAGAGCGTGAGCCTCGACGACTTCGGCAGGCCCCGCCACCTTGCCCGTACCGATAGCCCATACGGGTTCGTAGGCCACCACAAGCGACTGGGGTACATAGGTCGCGTCGACATCTGCAAGCCCGACCTGCAGCTGATGCGCCAGCACGTCTTCAAGCCTGCCAGCCTCACGTTCATCAAGCTTTTCGCCGATGCACAGTACCACACGCAGTCCGGCCTTCAGGCTGAAAGCCGTCTTGCGCGCGACCGTCTCGTCGTCCTCACCGAGAATATGACGCCGTTCAGAGTGCCCGGTGAGCACCCATCCGCATCCGGCATCGAGCAACATGCCGGGTGCGATTTCGCCGGTGTAGGCCCCTTCGGTAGCCGGGTAGACATCCTGCCCGCCGATGGCAAACCCCTCGACGTCCTTGAAGGTGTCATGAAGGGCATGGAGCGCCGTGAAGGGGGGGCACACGAGCACCTCACGGTCTGCGGGCAGTGACCCGGCGACGGCGGACACAAGTTCGCGTCCCGTAGCCCTAGCCTCGTCGATGGTCTTGTACATTTTCCAATTGGCGGCGATGAGCTTCTTCATGGCTACGGCTCCGTTTCTGTTATGCGGTGCAGGCATCGCTGCCGTCCGCAAGGTCACACTCGAAGATGAGAGCGTCTTCTCCGGTATCCTGATAGTAGTGCGGGCGCACCCCGATACGTCTGAAGCCGAGGGCTTCGTAAAGTCCGATGGCAGGAGTGTTGCCCGTGCGAACCTCAAGGACGGCCCTCGTTATGCCCATTTTGACAGCCACCTGCAACAGGATGCCGAGCAGCCGACGCCCCAGCCCGTGCCTGCGCCGGTCCGGATGCACCGCGATGTTGAGTATTTCAAGTTCTCCTGCGGCGTGGTACACGGCAGCATAGGCCACGATACGCTCTTGGTCGCGCAGGGCGAACACCGAGAATATACGCTGTTCGAAAGCGAGAAGAAACTGTTCTTCGCTCCACGGGGTGCTGAAGCACGCCTGTTCAAGGGCCGCCACCTCCCCCATGTCTTCACGGCCCAGCCGGACGAACGTTGCGGACTGCGCGCCACGAGACGTGTCACCAACCATATCCCTTTCCTTGCGTGTGCTCATGTCCGACACCACTGAATACATCGAAGTCACGGATGATCAGGACAGACCCCTTGTCATCATGCCCACGAACGAAGCCGGCAGGCAACGTCTGCGCCGCCGGGTCGTGCTGGTGGCACTCTATGACAGCCGGGGAAGGCTGTGCCTGCAACGCCGTTCGCCGCACAAGCTCATCCATCCCGGATGTTGGGACCTTTCAGCCACCGGGCATGTCAGGGCGGGCGAGTCACGAGACGAAGCCGCCCTGCGTGAGTTGTCCGAAGAACTGGCCGTGACTGGGGTACGGTTGAGGCATATCGCGACTCTCGCGGCTTCGCAGGCGACAGCCAACACCCACGTCACCCTCTTCGAGGCTTCAGGCTATCGAGGGCTGCCGATTCCGTGCACCGACGAGGTCACCGAAGTGACCTTTACAGACGCCGACGAACTTCAGGGCCTTATCACCCATTTCCCCGACCTGCTCACCCCCGCCCTTCTATGGGCGGCACAGCACGGTCATCTCTTCCCTTCCGTCACCAGAAGCGACACCATGTCCTGATGCACCAGACCGTTGGTGGCAAGCAACGCCCTGCCGAAGCCATAGGCCGTGCCGTCGAATGACGTGACGGCCCCTCCCGCCTCCTCGACCAGCAACCACCCGGCTGCCGTGTCCCACGGCTTGAGGTCGTCTTCGTAGAAGGCTTCGTAGCGTCCGGCGGCCACATAGGCGAGGTCCACAGCCGCGGCACCGCAGCGGCGCACGCCACGCGCCTCGACGAGCACACGCCGTAACCTGTCGACGACCTCATCGACCTTCTCCGAGATGGTGTACGGAAAACCGGTAGCCACCAGCGATTCGGCAAGGGGCATCCTGCGCGAGACGTGCACCGGTTCCCCGTTGCACCACGCGCCGCCCCCTCGTGTGGCCCAGAAGGTCTCACCCATGACGGGGATGTCGACGACGCCGAGGGCGACCCCGCCGTTGCGCCACAACCCGATGGACGTGGCGACGAAGGGCACCCCATGCGCGAAGTTGGTGGTGCCGTCGATGGGGTCGATGATCCAGCAGTCTTCACCGGGGGTGAGGCTGCTTGCGCTTTCTTCGGCAACGAAGGTCGACCCCGGCAGAACCTGTTCGAGACGAGCCTTGAGAAAGGCCTCGACGGCCATGTCGGTATCGGTGACGAGGTCTATGCGCCCCTTGAGGCGTACATTGCGGGGGCGCTTCCAGTGCTCGCGGACAAGGTCGCCACTTTCGCGGACGACGTCAAGCACACGGTGCAGAAGCTCCGTTTCGGGGATGGACATGATCCGCTCCGGGGGAAATCAGTTGATATAGACGCGGCTGAAGAACTTGCGGTCGTCCAGTGTGCGTCCTGTACCCCGCACCACGGTGGTGAGGGGGTCTTCGTCGATGATGACCTTGAGCCGGGTCTCGCGTGCGACGAGGGCGTCAAGCCCCTTGAGCAGCGAACCGCCTCCTGCGAGCAGCAGGCCGTTGCGGGCGATGTCACCTGCGAGTTCGGGAGGGGTCTTCTCAAGGGCGCGCCGTATGGCCGTGAGGATGACACGCACGGGTTCACGCAGTGCCTCGCGGATATGTCCGTCGCTCACACGCACGACCTTGGGCGTGCCCGTCAGCATGTCCTTGCCGGAGACCTCCATCAGAAGCTGTTCCGGCAACGGAAAGGCCGAACCGATGGACATCTTGATGCGCTCGGACATGTTCTCGCCGATGAGGAGTTGGAACTCCTCCTGAAAATACCGCTGAATGGCATGATTCATGGCGTCGCCCGCCATGCGCACCGATTCGGCATATGCAATGGCGGACAGGGAGATGACCGCAACTTCGGTCGTGCCACCGCCGATGTCCACGACCATGCTGCCCAGAGGCTCATGGATGGGCAGGTTGGCACCGATGGCAGCCGCCATGGGTTCTTCGACAAGACGCACGTCACGCGCCCCGGCTTGCGTCGCCGATTCGATGACAGCACGCTTCTCGACCTGAGTGATGCCCGTGGGCACACAGATGACGATGCCCGGCTTGACGATATTGAAGCCCTTGATGACCTTGCGGATGAAGAACTCGATCATCTGCCGGGTCACCTCGAAATCGGCGATGACCCCATCCTTCATGGGGCGTATGGCCCTGATGCGCTGCGGCGTACGACCAAGATATTCCTTGGCTTCACGTCCGACAGCCAGCACCGAGTTGCGTTCGGTCTCGATGGCGACCACAGACGGTTCGTTGAGGACGATACCGTCGGCACGGGTGAACAGCAGCGTGTTCGCCGTGCCAAGGTCCATGGCGAGGTCCTTGCCCAGAAAACCGAACAGCTTGCGCAGCATCAGGCATCCTCACCCGTGTCGACAGGCTCTGCAGGGGCGGCGAACACGGGAATGCGCCGCTCTACCTGTGCCTGCGGCAAGGTCTGGCGCAGGCGGTTGCGAAGATACAGGTTCTCGAGGAACAGTGCGAGATGATCGACGCACATGCGCACGAAGTCGCGCATCTCGTCCGGCATGCGACGAGGTTCGGTCTGGGCAAGGCACAGGACACCGCGCGTGACCTTGTGGATGATGACAGGCAGACACATCACCGAGGAGAAGACGGGCATGTGCACCCCCTTGCCGAACAGCGCGGCGACGGGGGAACCGTCGGTACCTTCCGAGAAGACAGGGGCGTCGTTGCGGAACACCCAGCCGACGATGCCGTTGCCCATGGGGAACGTCGGCACGTCCCCATCGCCAAGCAGCATCTGACGGCTTTCGCCTTCGATGGCGTAGTTTTCGCCCGTACCGTCCCGTGATGCGAAGACACAATATTCGAAACCGGTGGTTCCGGCGACGATCTTCAGGAAATGATGCAGAAAAAGAGGCCATTTGGTGTAACGGCCCCGCAGTTCATGGACGAGTGACAGGCTGGCGAAGTATTGTGCTACAGACTCCTGACGGCACTCGCGACTACCTTCGAGATGGATGCCCGCGAGCAGTTCGGTGAACAGGTGCAGCACCTTCTGGTCCTTGTCGGAGAAGGAGTACTGGCGCTTGCTGTCGATGCACAGCGCACCGCCCCCCCGCACCGGGCACCCCATGAAAGCCTTGATGGTCGCCTCTTCGTTGCTACGGTAGTAGCCGAGGTGGCTCTGGCGCTGATCGAAGTTGTTGACCAGCAGGGGTTGGCGATTACGGAGTATCCAGCCGACAAGCCCCTTGCCCGGGGCTATGGAGGTTCCTTCCGCGACCATGTCGCCAAGGCTGAACGAGGCGGCTATGGGATAGACCTCCGCATCGTCACCGGGAAGGAAGAGGACAGCCGAATAGGCATCAAAGACACTGCAGACGATACCGAGAATATGTTCGTAGCACTGGCGGGTGTTCATATCCATTTCCCTGCCGCGACCGGGTCGGGCGGGTCTATGTTATCGGATAACGGTGGTCTTGCCACCGGGTGGTGCGCTTCGTCCATTGCTTTAACAAAGCCATACGTTCTACCGCAACAGGCTTTTCAGCCGTCCCGACGTCGGAATGCCAACAATGCCAAGCCAGCACTGCACGACCGGGTATTCTGTTTACGGTAGAATTTTTCACGAAAAAAAAATAGGCTTTATGTCCGGGGGGCGAAGTTTCGTCCGGAACATAAGGAGCGTCATGAAAACCACGTGGAAGAGCCTCTTCAGCAAAAGCGACTTTCCCTGCCGGGAGGACGGCAGTGTGCCGACTCCCCTGCAGTTGGGCACACTCGGGGAATTGCGGCGCTTTCTCGACGTGGTCCACATACGGCACTGCCTTGTCCGCCCCTACTTTGAAACCGAGGACTATCCGCTCGTCGAAGCACGCGAACTGTTGCCATCGTTCGAATCCGACATGTGGGAATACAAGCAACTGCCGGGATTCAGCCTCGTGGCGCTGGCTCGCCCCCTCAGCTATTTTCAGGAGATATTCCAGTTCGACATCCTGCACCCGGTTCTCGACTCGGCCAGCGTAGCCGAAGGGGCCTCGTGCCCCCTTGAATCACATGTCATCGCCCGCAACGTGCAGACCATGCAGATGCGCCTTCCCAAGGCGATGCAGGAGTCTTTCAGGCAGCGCTTCTCGCGCATGGACACCTCCGTCCCCGACTACTATGGCACGCTCACGCCCTACCTGCTTGCCATGGACAGGGGGCAGGTCTTCGCCCATGACGGATTCGGGCACTTCCATCTCGCCGGTGTGTACGCCTCCTTCCCCTCCGACCTCGACAATGAGATCAAGAGATTCGGTCTGCGTATCGGAAAATTCGCCGTGGGCGACGATGACATGTACGAACGCAACAG
This window encodes:
- a CDS encoding inositol monophosphatase family protein, producing the protein MSIPETELLHRVLDVVRESGDLVREHWKRPRNVRLKGRIDLVTDTDMAVEAFLKARLEQVLPGSTFVAEESASSLTPGEDCWIIDPIDGTTNFAHGVPFVATSIGLWRNGGVALGVVDIPVMGETFWATRGGGAWCNGEPVHVSRRMPLAESLVATGFPYTISEKVDEVVDRLRRVLVEARGVRRCGAAAVDLAYVAAGRYEAFYEDDLKPWDTAAGWLLVEEAGGAVTSFDGTAYGFGRALLATNGLVHQDMVSLLVTEGKR
- the mreB gene encoding rod shape-determining protein — protein: MLRKLFGFLGKDLAMDLGTANTLLFTRADGIVLNEPSVVAIETERNSVLAVGREAKEYLGRTPQRIRAIRPMKDGVIADFEVTRQMIEFFIRKVIKGFNIVKPGIVICVPTGITQVEKRAVIESATQAGARDVRLVEEPMAAAIGANLPIHEPLGSMVVDIGGGTTEVAVISLSAIAYAESVRMAGDAMNHAIQRYFQEEFQLLIGENMSERIKMSIGSAFPLPEQLLMEVSGKDMLTGTPKVVRVSDGHIREALREPVRVILTAIRRALEKTPPELAGDIARNGLLLAGGGSLLKGLDALVARETRLKVIIDEDPLTTVVRGTGRTLDDRKFFSRVYIN
- a CDS encoding GAF domain-containing protein, with the protein product MNTRQCYEHILGIVCSVFDAYSAVLFLPGDDAEVYPIAASFSLGDMVAEGTSIAPGKGLVGWILRNRQPLLVNNFDQRQSHLGYYRSNEEATIKAFMGCPVRGGGALCIDSKRQYSFSDKDQKVLHLFTELLAGIHLEGSRECRQESVAQYFASLSLVHELRGRYTKWPLFLHHFLKIVAGTTGFEYCVFASRDGTGENYAIEGESRQMLLGDGDVPTFPMGNGIVGWVFRNDAPVFSEGTDGSPVAALFGKGVHMPVFSSVMCLPVIIHKVTRGVLCLAQTEPRRMPDEMRDFVRMCVDHLALFLENLYLRNRLRQTLPQAQVERRIPVFAAPAEPVDTGEDA